From Neobacillus sp. PS2-9, the proteins below share one genomic window:
- the mutM gene encoding DNA-formamidopyrimidine glycosylase — protein MPELPEVETVRKTLKKLVLNKTIEKITVYWPKIIKNPVEVEQFIDALKNETIIDVGRRGKFLIIYTDHFALVSHLRMEGKYGLHPKELPFDKHTHVIFHFTDDTELRYRDVRKFGTMHLYKKGEEFTKPPLIELGPEPFSEAFTQAYLSQKLKKTNRKIKPALLDQKLLVGLGNIYVDEALFRAGIHPERLASTLTEDEVSILHSEIVATLGEAVKKGGSTIRSYVNSQGEIGMFQLELYAYGRKGEPCKNCGIPLEKTTVGGRGTHYCPSCQKL, from the coding sequence TTGCCAGAGCTTCCAGAGGTAGAAACAGTACGCAAGACGTTAAAAAAACTGGTTCTTAATAAGACTATTGAAAAAATCACCGTCTACTGGCCTAAAATCATTAAAAATCCTGTAGAGGTCGAGCAGTTTATTGATGCATTAAAAAATGAGACCATTATTGATGTTGGTCGAAGAGGGAAGTTTCTTATCATATATACAGATCACTTTGCGTTAGTATCACATTTACGGATGGAAGGAAAGTATGGACTTCATCCGAAGGAACTTCCTTTTGATAAACATACACATGTCATTTTCCATTTTACTGACGATACAGAATTACGGTATAGAGATGTCCGGAAGTTTGGAACGATGCATTTATATAAAAAGGGAGAAGAATTTACAAAACCTCCATTGATAGAGCTTGGTCCTGAACCCTTTTCAGAAGCGTTTACTCAAGCGTACCTGTCTCAGAAACTGAAAAAAACCAATAGGAAAATAAAACCTGCCTTACTCGATCAAAAATTACTAGTAGGTCTTGGCAACATATACGTGGATGAGGCCCTTTTCCGGGCTGGAATACATCCAGAGCGGCTTGCTAGTACTTTAACTGAGGACGAAGTTAGTATTCTTCATAGTGAAATTGTTGCTACTTTAGGAGAAGCGGTGAAAAAGGGAGGGAGTACGATTCGTTCCTATGTTAATTCCCAAGGGGAGATTGGTATGTTCCAGCTTGAATTATATGCGTATGGGCGAAAAGGGGAACCTTGTAAAAATTGCGGAATTCCTCTAGAAAAAACAACAGTCGGAGGAAGAGGCACCCATTATTGCCCAAGCTGTCAGAAACTATGA
- the ytaF gene encoding sporulation membrane protein YtaF — MVQLLSLLILAFALSLDSFSVGFTYGLRKMVMPIKSVLVIATCSAASLMIAVSIGHGLEKVISPNITAKLGGFILIALGAWVLYQFFRPEKEKELVEHEKTIVNLEIRSLGLAISILKKPMSADFDQSGTITGIEALMLGFALSLDAFGAGIGAAMLGFPPLYLALTVAVMSSLFVLLGIKSGTFFHKFDWIQKFTFLPGVLLIIIGIWKL; from the coding sequence ATGGTTCAGTTGTTATCACTTCTCATATTAGCATTTGCCCTTAGTCTTGATAGCTTTAGTGTAGGGTTTACCTATGGATTAAGGAAAATGGTCATGCCGATTAAATCCGTTCTCGTTATTGCAACCTGTTCGGCAGCCTCATTAATGATTGCTGTGTCAATTGGACATGGCTTAGAAAAAGTAATATCACCGAATATTACGGCAAAACTAGGGGGATTTATTCTGATTGCTCTAGGTGCCTGGGTATTGTACCAATTTTTTCGGCCCGAAAAAGAAAAAGAATTAGTGGAACATGAAAAAACAATCGTAAACCTTGAAATCCGCTCCCTAGGATTAGCTATTAGTATATTAAAAAAACCCATGTCTGCTGACTTTGACCAGTCAGGGACCATTACAGGGATCGAAGCATTAATGCTGGGCTTTGCCTTGTCATTAGATGCCTTCGGGGCTGGGATTGGAGCGGCTATGCTTGGATTTCCTCCACTATATTTAGCTCTTACTGTCGCAGTCATGAGCTCTTTATTCGTCCTATTAGGAATAAAAAGTGGCACTTTTTTCCATAAGTTCGATTGGATTCAAAAGTTTACGTTTTTACCTGGGGTTTTATTAATCATTATTGGTATTTGGAAATTATGA
- the coaE gene encoding dephospho-CoA kinase (Dephospho-CoA kinase (CoaE) performs the final step in coenzyme A biosynthesis.) yields the protein MSLVIGLTGGIASGKSTVSTMFKEMNIPVVDADVEARLAVMKGEAAYFQIIDTFGKDILLEDGEIDRQKLGSIIFHQEEKRKLLNEIVHPEVRKRMMGQVEEAQLNGEEVIVLDIPLLFESKLTYMAEKTILVYVDYDIQLERLMKRNSLSIDDAKARIQSQMPLNEKIKLADAVINNNGSIEETKKQLINVLSQFGIKI from the coding sequence ATGTCATTAGTTATCGGTTTAACTGGCGGAATTGCCAGTGGAAAAAGTACTGTATCAACAATGTTCAAGGAAATGAATATACCAGTTGTCGATGCTGATGTGGAGGCTCGCCTTGCTGTGATGAAAGGTGAAGCCGCCTACTTTCAAATAATTGATACGTTTGGAAAGGACATTTTATTAGAGGACGGGGAGATTGATCGGCAAAAATTGGGCTCGATTATTTTCCATCAAGAAGAGAAACGAAAGCTTTTAAATGAAATAGTCCATCCGGAAGTTAGAAAGAGAATGATGGGGCAGGTTGAAGAGGCTCAGTTGAATGGGGAAGAAGTCATTGTCCTGGATATCCCTCTATTGTTTGAAAGCAAGCTAACCTATATGGCTGAGAAGACGATTCTTGTATACGTGGATTATGACATACAATTAGAGAGACTTATGAAGCGAAATAGCCTTTCGATAGATGATGCTAAGGCCCGAATACAGTCTCAGATGCCGCTCAACGAAAAAATAAAATTAGCAGATGCTGTGATTAATAATAATGGATCAATAGAAGAAACAAAAAAACAACTCATAAACGTATTATCCCAATTTGGAATAAAAATTTAA
- a CDS encoding glyceraldehyde-3-phosphate dehydrogenase — MKSRIAINGFGRIGRMVFRKAILEKKFDVVAINASYPSETLAHLLKYDTNHGPFQGEVIPLDNELIVNGKRIKLLSERNPEQLPWRELGIDIVIEATGKFNSREKAALHLTAGAKKVILTAPGKNEDVTIVMGVNDEMLDINQHDIISNASCTTNCLAPVAKVLDEKFGIESGLMTTIHAYTNDQKNIDNPHKDLRRARACGQSIIPTTTGAAKALSLVLPQLKGKLHGMALRVPTPNVSLVDLVVDLHQDVTVDDINNAFMEAAHGSLRGILDLTMEPLVSVDFNTNENSAIIDGLSTMVMGTRKVKVLAWYDNEWGYSSRVVDLALYVSEQIAKSSQVKVG; from the coding sequence ATGAAGTCACGAATTGCAATAAATGGGTTTGGGAGAATTGGAAGGATGGTCTTTAGAAAAGCAATCCTTGAAAAAAAATTTGATGTAGTAGCAATAAATGCGAGCTATCCGTCTGAAACATTAGCTCATCTACTTAAATATGATACAAATCATGGACCTTTTCAGGGAGAAGTTATCCCTTTAGATAACGAATTAATTGTAAATGGTAAAAGAATAAAATTACTAAGTGAACGTAACCCGGAGCAGCTTCCATGGAGAGAGCTAGGGATTGATATCGTGATCGAAGCAACTGGAAAATTCAACTCCAGAGAAAAGGCTGCCCTGCATCTTACAGCAGGTGCTAAAAAAGTGATTTTAACTGCACCAGGGAAAAATGAGGATGTTACAATCGTTATGGGTGTAAATGATGAAATGCTTGATATTAATCAGCATGATATTATTTCAAACGCATCCTGCACAACGAATTGTCTTGCACCAGTTGCAAAGGTACTAGATGAGAAATTTGGAATTGAAAGTGGCTTAATGACAACAATTCATGCCTACACAAATGACCAAAAGAATATTGATAATCCTCATAAAGATTTACGGAGAGCCCGTGCCTGTGGACAATCTATTATCCCTACAACAACAGGTGCGGCTAAAGCACTATCGCTGGTATTGCCACAATTGAAGGGTAAATTACATGGGATGGCACTACGAGTACCGACACCAAATGTTTCACTTGTTGATTTAGTAGTAGACCTACACCAAGATGTAACGGTTGATGATATTAATAATGCCTTTATGGAAGCTGCACATGGCAGTTTAAGAGGGATTTTGGATTTAACAATGGAACCGCTCGTTTCAGTGGACTTTAATACAAACGAGAATTCAGCAATCATTGATGGACTTTCGACAATGGTAATGGGGACCAGAAAGGTTAAGGTTTTAGCTTGGTATGATAATGAGTGGGGATATTCGTCTCGTGTCGTAGACTTGGCTCTATATGTGTCAGAGCAAATAGCTAAATCCTCACAGGTTAAGGTCGGCTAG
- the speD gene encoding adenosylmethionine decarboxylase, which yields METMGRHVISELWGCDFEKLNDMDFIETTFVEAALKSGAEIREVAFHKFAPQGVSGVVIISESHLTIHSFPEHGYASIDVYTCGDLNPNVAADYIAEALNAQTRENIEIPRGMGPVNVKQAKVL from the coding sequence ATGGAAACAATGGGACGACACGTAATCTCTGAACTTTGGGGATGCGACTTTGAAAAATTAAATGATATGGATTTTATTGAAACAACTTTTGTAGAAGCGGCTCTTAAATCAGGTGCGGAAATCCGCGAAGTAGCTTTTCATAAATTTGCTCCACAAGGCGTTAGCGGTGTTGTAATAATTTCTGAATCACATCTTACAATTCACAGCTTCCCTGAACATGGATATGCAAGCATTGATGTATATACTTGTGGTGATTTAAACCCTAATGTAGCTGCTGATTATATTGCTGAGGCTTTAAATGCTCAAACGCGTGAAAATATTGAAATTCCACGTGGTATGGGTCCAGTAAATGTTAAGCAAGCAAAAGTACTTTAA
- the nrdR gene encoding transcriptional regulator NrdR — protein sequence MKCPSCQNYGTRVLDSRPVDEGRATRRRRECEECGYRFTTFEKIEEIPLIVVKKEGTREEFSRDKILRGLIKACEKRPVALKELEDITHGVEKDLRSQGISEIKSEAVGEMVMDRLAHVDEVAYVRFASVYRQFKDINVFIDELKELIKKEKS from the coding sequence ATGAAATGCCCTTCATGTCAAAATTATGGTACACGTGTGCTTGATTCTCGGCCTGTTGATGAAGGACGTGCAACACGGCGAAGACGCGAATGTGAGGAATGCGGATATCGCTTTACTACATTTGAAAAAATTGAAGAGATTCCCTTAATAGTTGTAAAGAAGGAAGGGACAAGGGAAGAATTCAGCCGTGATAAAATACTTAGGGGCTTGATTAAGGCGTGTGAAAAGCGGCCTGTTGCCTTAAAGGAGTTAGAAGATATTACGCACGGTGTGGAAAAGGACCTTCGAAGTCAGGGGATTTCTGAAATTAAAAGTGAAGCTGTTGGCGAAATGGTAATGGATCGACTTGCCCATGTTGATGAAGTCGCATATGTAAGATTTGCTTCCGTTTATCGTCAATTTAAGGATATTAATGTATTTATCGACGAATTAAAGGAACTGATAAAAAAAGAAAAATCGTAA
- a CDS encoding DnaD domain protein, which yields MAQHWQEILPIDRYIVAADGLLHEYDRKVLTFLYQPLIGSTCLSLYMTLWAELEENKLWSDSSTHHLLMNLLGLNLKDIYEARLKLEGIGLLKTFVKIDEEGDRSFIYELLPPLTPEQFFLDGMLNIFLYRKIGKKHFARLKRFFSDQQMTKDKEYQDVTKAFQDVFASATPGSLQYLQDVTEDLEAEQNQQFIGRNEQKPLQIDTNTFDFDLLAAGLNESLVPKKALTPKVKNVISNLAFLYNINPIEMKNFILGAINPNEEIDIEDLRKGARDWYQFVHYDKLPSLINRTQPVIHQVQVTEPKTPEEKLIRYYETTSPLTVFKDISGGVEPSNANLDILEEIMIKYKLPPGVVNVLIEVVMIKSDMKFTKAFVDSIASHWARKQVKTVKEAMELAKKDERIRKESKKTAKSTKGTNKKPLRTELLPEWFDKEKPKKSEKVEKSPDLEAKKREIEEMLKALDD from the coding sequence ATGGCGCAGCATTGGCAGGAAATTCTTCCTATCGATCGTTATATTGTAGCAGCCGATGGGCTGCTCCATGAGTATGACCGGAAAGTGCTGACGTTTCTATACCAGCCCTTGATTGGGTCAACTTGTTTAAGCTTGTATATGACACTTTGGGCGGAACTGGAGGAAAATAAACTCTGGTCTGATTCATCCACCCACCATCTGTTAATGAACCTGTTAGGGTTAAATTTAAAGGATATATATGAAGCGCGTCTAAAGTTAGAGGGAATAGGGTTATTAAAGACTTTCGTTAAAATAGATGAAGAGGGAGACCGGTCCTTTATTTATGAGCTGCTTCCTCCTTTAACGCCTGAACAATTCTTTTTGGATGGAATGTTAAATATATTTCTTTATCGGAAAATTGGAAAAAAACATTTTGCTCGTCTAAAACGGTTTTTCTCTGACCAGCAAATGACAAAGGATAAGGAATATCAGGATGTAACCAAGGCCTTCCAAGATGTGTTTGCTTCAGCTACGCCTGGTAGCCTTCAGTATCTTCAGGATGTAACAGAGGATCTTGAAGCAGAACAAAATCAACAGTTTATCGGTCGTAATGAACAAAAGCCACTTCAAATTGATACAAATACGTTTGATTTTGATTTATTAGCTGCAGGACTTAATGAATCTTTGGTTCCCAAAAAAGCACTAACACCAAAAGTAAAGAATGTTATTAGTAATCTTGCTTTTCTGTATAACATAAATCCGATTGAAATGAAAAATTTTATCTTAGGTGCCATAAATCCGAATGAAGAAATTGATATAGAAGACTTAAGAAAAGGCGCACGTGATTGGTATCAATTTGTTCATTATGACAAGCTCCCGAGCCTTATAAACAGAACACAGCCTGTAATTCACCAAGTTCAAGTTACTGAGCCAAAAACCCCAGAAGAAAAACTGATTCGTTATTATGAAACTACTTCTCCTTTAACTGTTTTTAAGGACATTTCAGGTGGTGTGGAACCTTCAAATGCTAATTTGGATATCTTAGAGGAGATTATGATTAAGTATAAACTTCCTCCAGGGGTAGTGAATGTTCTTATTGAGGTTGTCATGATAAAATCAGATATGAAGTTTACTAAAGCATTTGTCGACTCAATAGCCAGTCATTGGGCACGAAAGCAAGTGAAGACGGTAAAGGAAGCAATGGAACTTGCAAAGAAGGACGAGCGCATACGGAAAGAAAGCAAAAAAACTGCAAAAAGTACAAAAGGTACAAATAAGAAGCCTCTTCGGACAGAGCTTCTTCCTGAATGGTTTGATAAAGAAAAACCAAAAAAGTCGGAGAAGGTAGAGAAGAGTCCTGATTTAGAAGCTAAAAAGCGTGAGATAGAAGAAATGCTAAAGGCATTAGATGACTAG
- the dnaI gene encoding primosomal protein DnaI has product MEKINQTLKRLSSQGDFQRRYDKMRRETLENPDVEEFILKNEQAITKEIIDKSLGKLFEYTNQSKDCEKCESLDNCINMMKGYRPELVLTRNFIDVRYERCHRKIMHDEKKKNETLIKSLYVPKDILNATFDNFFTDDERIDAFKKTIAFVADFKQGKPTKGLYFYGEFGVGKSYLLGAIANKLAQKQISSMIVYVPELLREMKSSIADSTLNGKIEALKKEPILMLDDIGAESMSSWTRDEVLGPILQFRMLESLPTFFTSNFDFNELEHHLTYSQRGEEERMKARRIMERIRTLSEPVLVSGPNRR; this is encoded by the coding sequence ATGGAGAAAATAAATCAAACATTGAAACGGTTATCCTCACAAGGAGATTTTCAAAGACGATACGATAAAATGCGCCGCGAAACCCTCGAAAACCCAGATGTCGAAGAATTTATTTTAAAGAATGAACAAGCAATAACGAAAGAAATCATTGATAAAAGTTTAGGTAAGCTTTTTGAATATACAAATCAAAGTAAGGATTGTGAGAAATGCGAAAGCCTTGATAATTGTATCAATATGATGAAAGGCTATCGGCCTGAATTGGTTTTAACACGAAATTTCATAGATGTTCGATACGAACGCTGTCATCGAAAAATCATGCATGACGAAAAGAAAAAAAATGAAACTTTAATTAAGAGTTTATATGTCCCGAAAGATATCTTAAACGCTACCTTTGACAACTTTTTTACTGATGATGAGCGAATAGATGCTTTTAAGAAGACAATCGCATTTGTAGCTGATTTTAAACAAGGAAAACCAACAAAGGGGCTATATTTCTATGGTGAATTTGGAGTAGGGAAATCTTATTTGTTGGGTGCAATTGCAAATAAATTGGCCCAAAAACAAATCTCTTCTATGATTGTCTATGTACCTGAACTTCTTAGAGAGATGAAAAGTTCGATTGCAGATTCGACCTTAAATGGAAAAATTGAAGCTTTGAAGAAAGAGCCGATTTTGATGCTGGACGATATTGGGGCAGAGTCGATGTCGAGTTGGACAAGGGACGAGGTATTAGGTCCAATTCTTCAGTTTAGGATGCTGGAAAGTTTGCCGACGTTTTTTACTTCGAACTTCGATTTTAATGAGTTGGAACATCATTTGACTTATAGCCAGCGTGGGGAAGAAGAGAGAATGAAAGCGAGAAGAATCATGGAGCGAATTCGCACCTTAAGTGAGCCGGTTCTAGTTAGTGGTCCTAATAGGCGTTAG
- the ytxC gene encoding putative sporulation protein YtxC, whose product MAEIIFQSKLDAQKLYNHLLMYVPYNPMNETILLLEDRHIVKIVDICFSTSLFDRVKSAFYQFITNTKRDHWFREIVRDHYYYTDMEEQQQIIDIIYSILDGQREDLAVLLKEINEEPNLISEAIDEILHENVTFSFDSFVKFRLRSYLHALESYVEIAIDEYKMEQEYQMFVHMLRDFLVNREPKMDTLHLLFDEEITFFNEDFVEIKRGELTRLIDRRLLVNHPVYVDSASIAPLLSLAPTSIFIYTKDPDEPLVRTIKNIFEERVTLKEYGALREIKKWTTEKNSSENHA is encoded by the coding sequence TTGGCGGAAATCATCTTCCAAAGCAAGCTGGATGCACAAAAACTTTATAACCACTTGCTGATGTACGTACCATATAATCCAATGAATGAAACTATTCTTCTTTTAGAAGATCGACATATAGTAAAGATAGTTGATATTTGCTTTTCTACGTCTCTGTTTGACAGGGTGAAATCGGCCTTTTATCAGTTTATAACAAATACGAAACGGGATCATTGGTTTCGAGAGATAGTAAGGGATCATTATTATTATACCGACATGGAAGAGCAACAGCAGATTATTGATATTATCTATTCCATACTGGACGGGCAAAGAGAGGATCTTGCTGTTTTATTAAAAGAAATAAATGAAGAGCCTAACCTAATTAGTGAGGCTATTGATGAGATTCTTCATGAAAATGTCACGTTCTCTTTCGACTCTTTTGTTAAATTTCGCCTGCGTTCCTATCTACATGCTCTAGAAAGCTATGTTGAGATTGCCATTGATGAATACAAAATGGAGCAGGAATATCAAATGTTTGTACACATGCTAAGAGACTTTTTAGTGAACCGTGAACCAAAAATGGATACGCTTCATTTATTGTTCGATGAGGAAATTACTTTTTTTAATGAGGATTTTGTTGAAATTAAAAGAGGTGAATTAACAAGATTGATTGACAGAAGGTTATTGGTGAATCATCCTGTTTATGTTGACTCTGCTTCCATTGCACCGCTGCTGTCACTTGCACCAACGTCTATTTTTATTTATACAAAAGATCCTGATGAGCCGCTGGTAAGAACCATCAAGAATATATTTGAGGAAAGAGTAACCCTTAAGGAGTATGGCGCACTTCGTGAGATTAAAAAATGGACTACTGAAAAAAATTCATCGGAAAATCATGCATAA
- the thrS gene encoding threonine--tRNA ligase, with the protein MSDVVKISFPDGAVKEFPRGTTTEDIAASISPGLKKKAIAGKWNGTMFDLRRPIMEDGSIEIVVPESSDALEVLRHSTAHLMAQAVRRLYPNANLGVGPVIEGGFYYDMDLEVSLTPEDLPKIEKEMAKIVNENIEIVRKEVSRADAVQLFKEAGDPYKLELIEAIPDEETVTIYEQGDFFDLCRGVHVPSTGKIKEFKLLSIAGAYWRGDSNNKMLQRVYGTAFFKKEDLAEHLRLLEEAKERDHRKIGKELSLFTTNQLVGQGLPLWLPKGATIRRVIERYIVDKEQRLGYDHVYTPVMGSVDLYKTSGHWDHYHEDMFPVMEMDNEQLVLRPMNCPHHMMVYKNSIHSYRELPIRIAELGTQHRYEMSGALSGLQRVRGMTLNDAHIFVRPDQIKEEFKRVVNLILAVYKDFNLNEYSFRLSYRDPQDTEKYFDDDAMWEKAQGMLKEAMDELGLNYYEAEGEAAFYGPKLDVQVRTALGKDETLSTVQLDFLLPERFDLTYVGEDGKPHRPVVIHRGVVSTMERFVAFLIEEYKGAFPTWLAPVQVQVIPVSPGVHYDYAKQVQEQLQNEGFRVELDGRDEKIGYKIREAQMQKIPYMLVVGDKEVEDHAVNVRKYGEQNSETKPFADFLAEIKAEVQRG; encoded by the coding sequence ATGTCAGACGTTGTTAAGATTTCGTTTCCAGATGGGGCAGTAAAGGAGTTTCCACGGGGAACAACAACGGAAGATATTGCCGCTTCCATTAGCCCTGGCCTCAAGAAAAAAGCTATTGCTGGTAAATGGAATGGAACTATGTTCGATCTTCGTCGTCCCATTATGGAGGACGGTTCTATAGAAATCGTTGTTCCTGAATCAAGTGATGCGCTAGAGGTATTGCGTCACAGTACAGCACACTTAATGGCTCAAGCTGTAAGAAGACTGTATCCAAATGCAAACCTTGGTGTAGGTCCGGTGATCGAGGGTGGATTTTATTATGATATGGACCTTGAGGTGTCGTTAACACCAGAGGACCTTCCAAAAATCGAAAAAGAAATGGCGAAAATCGTTAATGAAAATATCGAGATTGTTCGCAAAGAAGTAAGCCGTGCTGATGCTGTTCAATTATTTAAAGAAGCAGGAGACCCTTACAAGCTTGAACTAATTGAAGCGATTCCTGATGAAGAAACCGTGACAATCTACGAACAAGGTGATTTTTTCGACCTTTGCCGTGGGGTTCATGTTCCTTCAACAGGAAAAATTAAAGAATTTAAACTTTTGAGCATTGCGGGTGCTTACTGGCGCGGTGATAGCAATAATAAAATGCTGCAACGTGTCTACGGAACAGCCTTTTTTAAGAAAGAGGATTTAGCTGAACACCTTCGCCTTCTTGAAGAAGCAAAAGAGCGTGACCACCGTAAAATTGGTAAAGAGCTGAGCTTATTTACAACTAATCAATTAGTCGGTCAAGGGTTGCCACTATGGCTTCCTAAAGGGGCTACTATCCGCCGTGTAATCGAACGATATATCGTTGATAAAGAACAGCGACTTGGTTACGACCATGTTTATACACCAGTTATGGGTAGCGTTGATTTATATAAAACTTCTGGTCACTGGGATCACTATCATGAAGATATGTTCCCGGTTATGGAGATGGATAATGAGCAATTAGTTCTTCGTCCAATGAACTGTCCGCATCATATGATGGTTTACAAGAACAGCATTCACAGTTATCGTGAGCTTCCGATTCGAATTGCTGAGCTCGGTACACAGCATCGTTATGAAATGTCTGGTGCCCTTTCTGGTCTGCAGCGTGTTCGGGGAATGACTCTAAATGATGCGCATATTTTTGTTCGCCCTGATCAAATTAAAGAGGAATTCAAACGCGTCGTTAACCTTATTTTAGCGGTCTATAAAGACTTCAATCTGAATGAGTATTCTTTCCGTCTTTCCTATCGTGACCCTCAGGACACTGAAAAATATTTTGATGATGATGCAATGTGGGAAAAAGCTCAGGGGATGTTGAAGGAAGCTATGGACGAACTTGGACTTAATTATTATGAGGCTGAAGGCGAAGCTGCTTTCTATGGTCCAAAGCTTGATGTTCAAGTTAGAACAGCTTTAGGTAAAGATGAAACTCTTTCCACTGTTCAACTTGACTTCTTACTTCCAGAGCGATTTGACTTAACTTATGTGGGTGAAGATGGTAAGCCGCATCGTCCTGTTGTTATCCATCGTGGTGTCGTATCAACAATGGAACGTTTTGTTGCCTTCTTAATAGAAGAGTATAAAGGAGCATTCCCTACTTGGTTGGCACCAGTTCAAGTTCAAGTGATTCCTGTTTCTCCAGGTGTTCACTACGATTATGCTAAGCAAGTACAGGAACAGCTTCAAAATGAAGGCTTCCGTGTAGAATTAGATGGCCGTGATGAAAAGATTGGTTATAAAATTCGTGAAGCACAAATGCAAAAAATACCATATATGCTCGTTGTCGGTGACAAAGAAGTAGAAGATCATGCGGTTAACGTTCGTAAATATGGTGAGCAAAACTCAGAAACAAAGCCGTTTGCAGACTTCCTAGCCGAAATAAAAGCGGAAGTGCAAAGAGGATAA
- the infC gene encoding translation initiation factor IF-3 has product MLLNEGIRAREVRLIDQNGEQLGIKSKNEALEIAGRVNLDLVLVAPNAKPPVARIMDYGKFKFENQKKEKEARKNQKIITTKEVRLSPTIDEHDFNTKLRNAIKFLEKGDKVKASIRFKGRAITHKEIGQRVLDRFSEACKEVATIESHPKMDGRSMFLVLAPKADK; this is encoded by the coding sequence ATGTTGTTAAATGAGGGCATCCGCGCTCGCGAAGTTCGTCTGATTGACCAAAATGGCGAACAGTTAGGGATCAAATCCAAAAACGAAGCGTTGGAGATTGCTGGACGAGTAAATCTTGATTTGGTACTTGTAGCACCAAATGCAAAGCCTCCGGTAGCCCGGATTATGGACTATGGCAAATTCAAATTCGAGAATCAAAAGAAAGAAAAAGAAGCTCGTAAGAATCAAAAGATTATTACTACTAAAGAAGTTCGTCTAAGCCCAACGATAGATGAGCATGACTTTAATACAAAGCTTCGTAATGCTATTAAGTTTTTGGAAAAAGGCGACAAGGTAAAAGCATCCATCCGATTTAAGGGTCGGGCAATTACCCATAAAGAAATTGGTCAACGTGTATTAGACCGTTTCTCTGAAGCATGCAAGGAAGTAGCGACTATTGAGTCACATCCAAAAATGGATGGCCGAAGCATGTTCTTGGTTTTAGCACCTAAAGCTGATAAGTAA
- the rpmI gene encoding 50S ribosomal protein L35, which produces MPKMKTHRGAAKRFKKTGSGQLKRDHAYTSHLFANKSTKAKRKLRKGSLVSKGDFKRIRQLLTYVK; this is translated from the coding sequence ATGCCAAAAATGAAAACTCACCGCGGCGCTGCAAAGCGTTTCAAAAAGACTGGTTCTGGTCAACTTAAGCGTGACCATGCTTATACAAGCCATTTATTCGCGAACAAATCTACAAAAGCTAAGCGTAAACTTCGCAAAGGATCTCTTGTTTCTAAAGGCGATTTCAAACGCATTCGTCAATTATTAACTTACGTTAAGTAA
- the rplT gene encoding 50S ribosomal protein L20, whose translation MPRVKGGTVTRKRRKKVLKLAKGYYGSKHTLYKVANQQVMKSLMYAFRDRRQKKRDFRKLWITRINAAARMNGLSYSRLMHGLKLAGIEVNRKMLAELAVSDANAFAELANQAKQQQK comes from the coding sequence ATGCCACGTGTAAAAGGCGGTACAGTTACTCGCAAACGTCGTAAAAAAGTTCTTAAATTAGCAAAAGGTTATTACGGTTCAAAACATACATTATATAAAGTTGCTAACCAACAGGTTATGAAATCTTTAATGTATGCGTTCCGCGATCGTCGTCAAAAGAAGCGCGACTTCCGCAAACTTTGGATTACTCGTATCAATGCAGCAGCTCGTATGAACGGTCTTTCTTACAGCCGTTTAATGCATGGCTTAAAGCTTGCTGGTATCGAAGTAAACCGCAAGATGCTTGCTGAATTAGCAGTAAGCGATGCTAACGCATTTGCTGAATTAGCAAACCAAGCTAAACAACAACAAAAATAA